A window of Centropristis striata isolate RG_2023a ecotype Rhode Island chromosome 13, C.striata_1.0, whole genome shotgun sequence genomic DNA:
GGTTGGTTCAGGTTTCAGTTACACAAGGAATTTATCACTTAAACTTTATGTTAGCAGGAAATGCATGCATCTGTTAAATAAGATCTAACAtgcaatgttaatgttaatctATGTCAAAAGCAAAGGTTTGTATGATAAACACAAAGGCTTTGCGTAGCACCCACAAAAAGGCTACTTCAAAATCAGCTTCTGAAGCTTATGGAATTGACTTTCTGCAATGCAATTCTCAAGATTTTACAACACAAATTTGCAAGTCCTGTTTCcactttttcctgttttattcaCATACAAGGGAGCTGGTACTTGACTGTTTTCAGTCTAGgattaataatttttatttgatctttttccccctcttttttCACATCATTACATCCCCAACCCCCAAATCCCAGACAGTCCACTGTGATTGTGCaagggagagaggagggtgTATATTTTAACAAAACTCAGTGATCAGTGGCATGTTCTCATTTCTTCAGCACTTGTGTCCTTAAGCTGCCTTATCAAACGATGACCCTTCCCTCCCTCTATCTGCCTCATTCCCACAGTCCCCAAATGCACCTCCCCATATTCtcctgaggaaaaaaacaaacactaatctcctctcctctgtctcctcaaCAATACAGGCGTTCTGACAAAAGCAGGGTTGGCTTCCACCAGACCCATTCTCTTCTTACTTCCCCCACTCAAGTTATTTTGTTGCTCTCAGTTCTTCCGGTAGCGATTCTTTGGCTTCTCACCGCAGCCAGTGGCCTCGCAGGAGGACAGGCCTGGCTGCTTGCCAGAGTTAATGCTGCTCAGTAGGCCGGGCAGCTCATTGGTGATCGCCCTCTCAATCTTTTCCAGCAGACAACCTCCCATGTAGGAGCACTGAGCCGCCAGAGGCTTGAAGTTGGTGATGGGGTTGACGCCAAAGAAGTCACGGTAGGCATCGCGGTTGGGCAGGTCAAACTTGCTGACGTTGGTCTTGGCTAGGATGGATTTGAAAATGTAGAACTTGTCTGGTTCGTCCACAATCTCCTTGAAGACTAGTTCGGGGTCACTGAAGAAGCTCATCTTCTCTTTGAAGGTCTGAACGTAGCGGTCTACCAGCAGGCCATGGATGCGTACGCGGATGCCATGTTGACGGATGAAGGCAATTTTGTTCTCCATGCGATTTTCAATCACCTGGTTCAGATCTTCCAAGAGGGAGATCTCTTCTCGCTTGAAGAGCTCACGGCTGGTATCAGGTGCATAGTCATAAGGCCAGAAGGAGCTGACATAGACACGAGGGGGTTCAGTCACATTGATGAGGGGAGCTAAGCTCCAAAACAGAGCTCCGTAGACTCTCATTAGGTCTTGGGTGGCCAGATTGTCAGCCTTGTTTAGGATGATGCGGATCTGGGATTCACGACCCTTCAACTGCCGGAAGAGCATCTCCAGCTCCAGGCCAACGTCCAGCTTGGTGGGGTCAAACACCACGAAAATCAGGTCGGCACGGTCAATGAACCACTGGCATACATCATTAAAGGGGTAGCCTGgatggaagaagagaagaagtaaACCACAAATTGTAGCCAGCTGCTTTGTTATTGAATTGTGGTATGTGAAAACCTGCAAATTAAAGGTAGAAGTCTCCGTTTTACCTCTCTCCTGCTGCTTTCGGTTCTCAATGATTCCTGGTGTGTCAACAAAAGTCACACGTTCCAGCAGCTTGTGGGGCATCTCAATACCAATCAGCTTTTCCAGAAAGTTTTGGCCAAACTTCTCCAAGGGAGAGAAGGACCGAGAGCTGTCTGCTGCCATAACAATACCCTCAACAGAGCGGATCTTCTCCCCATGCATAATTACAGTGAACTCAGAGGTAGTAGGCTCAGCTCCTGAAGACAAATGTAGAAAACAAGAGGGAAAGATTAGCAAGAGTGGTATTAAGACGAGAAGCAgactgagacacagagacatgaAAGAGATGTGTATACACTTAAATAACTGATATTCTTTATGTTGTTGTGAACATTGACATATCATCACCTTTTAAGATGACTTGTTAGCAAGCAGTTGCATATTCATACATACAGCCAGCCTTAACCAAGTCCTGAGGTAATTATCTGGCTCTTTAGCGATCATTCACCAGATACTTTATAACTGTGTCTGTCTGGTCtggcgttagcccgctagcgtgagcccgctagcctgtatcaatcacattgcagttaaacaaatcaaataaatgaattatacatgttttagttggtatCTCTCAACAgtaccgagttggtcttggtcttgctagccctctaacgctagcatgctatcgatcagcCAGTAacattagcacgctatgatcggccgctaacgttagcacgctataacgtgaaattatcattatcttgaaataacgtgataatatcacaagcatgtcagacgtgtgcatcacgtttaagtgtcctctggaaacacttctgttgtgttctgatctatttgcagcgctttttcttattgtgttgtgttgtggtctttgcagcactttctaaatgctgcgctgaAGATGAGTTGGtgaagatgttttcttaatttgcttgtgttttgtgtacttgcatgtgttttcttaagatgcagcgctgtgagctctcagggccaccgtagtaaacattttccttacGTGTTTTTGGTCTCATTCGTTGTTTTCTTAAATCAGCATGATTGCATAATTTTGTAAGTTTaggcagcgctgtgagctcttaGGGCCACCGTACTTTCACACCTTTTGCAGCACGCAGAGGCAGGTAGTCAGCTGATACAACCACAAACCACTGAAGCACAGTGAAGTCgctgatatgcaaatgagcacATGACGCCATCTGTCAACTTTTGTAGCTAGAGCTAGCTACTTTCATTGGAAtagagttggcaacactggctGCAGATCGAGGCCTTAACACTCAGATAGTACAGATATTGATTATATGCTTCAAATAAACTGAACAGTGGCACTTAATTGccagatatattttttagataaaGCAGTTGCCTCTAATGGTCCTGTAAATTTATGATGGCATTTTAGGGTAacttcacatttttattgctaATTTAAAAATCAAGTCTTTCTAACATACCTGTGTAGAGCTGATAGGGGCTGTCGTGCATGCCCAGGAGGTAATTGATCATGGAGGACTTCCCTACGCTCCAGGGTCCCAGGAACAGCACCATGGGCTTGGAGGTAATCTCTCCATCTGTGAGGCAAGGAGAGACAACATTGGTTAAAATCTCAGCAGAAAAAGCTAAATTATGACAAACAACCTCTCAAATTCATCCCAAACTCTAATCAGTTATGCTGGGATTTTATTTGTGGCTGACAG
This region includes:
- the srl gene encoding sarcalumenin; its protein translation is MLFFTEEEEEEEFISVLRDRSHIDETLRLATEEKAGDYAAALQKLRKIYHSSIKPMEQAYKYNELRQHEISAYPGRTLGESATDGEITSKPMVLFLGPWSVGKSSMINYLLGMHDSPYQLYTGAEPTTSEFTVIMHGEKIRSVEGIVMAADSSRSFSPLEKFGQNFLEKLIGIEMPHKLLERVTFVDTPGIIENRKQQERGYPFNDVCQWFIDRADLIFVVFDPTKLDVGLELEMLFRQLKGRESQIRIILNKADNLATQDLMRVYGALFWSLAPLINVTEPPRVYVSSFWPYDYAPDTSRELFKREEISLLEDLNQVIENRMENKIAFIRQHGIRVRIHGLLVDRYVQTFKEKMSFFSDPELVFKEIVDEPDKFYIFKSILAKTNVSKFDLPNRDAYRDFFGVNPITNFKPLAAQCSYMGGCLLEKIERAITNELPGLLSSINSGKQPGLSSCEATGCGEKPKNRYRKN